In the Telopea speciosissima isolate NSW1024214 ecotype Mountain lineage chromosome 2, Tspe_v1, whole genome shotgun sequence genome, one interval contains:
- the LOC122650433 gene encoding lysosomal Pro-X carboxypeptidase-like translates to MAMKTPSQLFFLFLLLFITYVSATGRSRLGVVKRRTREKNHNHVFNTNGSNDLSSIFKDLKIFNYTQTLDHFNYRDESYNTFRQKYVINFKHWGGANSSSPIFVYLGAESALDDDLGFIGFLNNNAPRFKALVLYIEHRYYGQSIPYGSRKEAFQNANTLGYFSSSQALADYAEVIIDLKKNLSAEASPVIVFGASYGGMLATWFRLKYPHVALGALASSAPILYFDDITPENGYYSIATKGFKEASENCYNTIKQVWSKIDNVASTPNGLKFLSQKFKTCHPLNKSSDLKDYLDSIYSSAAQYNSPPSYPVSMICKAIDEASKGTTDILSRVFAGLVDYKGNKSSCYDTSEYTTPSETTDGWNWQTCSEMVMPIAVGNSNETMFQPATFNLTSFIEDCKKKYGVSPRPHWITTQFGGHDIKRVLKRFGSNIIFSNGLRDPYSSGGVLKSISPSLVAVYTKQGSHCLDLGNSSPKDPKWLIKQRNKEIKIIGGWLGKYYIDLKAKI, encoded by the exons ATGGCCATGAAAACTCCTTCCcaattatttttcttgttcctaTTACTCTTCATAACATATGTTTCTGCAACAGGAAGATCGAGGCTCGGTGTGGTTAAGAGacgaacaagggagaagaatcATAACCATGTTTTTAACACTAATGGAAGCAATGATCTTTCCTCTATATTCAAAGATTTGAAGATCTTTAACTACACACAAACGCTTGACCATTTCAATTATAGGGATGAAAGCTACAATACCTTTCGACAAAAATATGTGATCAATTTTAAGCATTGGGGTGGTGCAAATTCTAGTTCTCCTATCTTTGTTTACTTGGGCGCTGAGTCCGCTttggatgatgatcttggtTTCATCGGCTTCCTCAACAATAATGCTCCTCGATTCAAGGCTCTTGTATTATACATAGAG CACCGTTACTATGGACAATCAATCCCTTATGGATCGAGAAAAGAAGCATTCCAAAATGCTAACACTCTTGGGTACTTCAGCTCTTCCCAAGCTTTAGCCGATTACGCCGAAGTGATAATTGATCTGAAGAAAAATTTGTCTGCAGAAGCCAGCCCTGTTATTGTCTTTGGAGCATCTTATGGTGGAA TGCTTGCGACATGGTTTCGACTGAAGTATCCTCATGTGGCCCTTGGCGCACTTGCATCATCAGCACCAATTCTCTACTTTGATGACATAACCCCTGAAAATGGATACTACTCTATTGCCACCAAGGGTTTCAAG GAAGCAAGTGAAAATTGCTACAATACCATAAAACAAGTGTGGTCTAAAATCGACAATGTTGCTTCCACACCCAATGGTCTTAAATTCCTCAGCCAAAAGTTTAAGACTTGCCA CCCATTGAACAAGTCTTCAGATCTAAAGGACTACTTAGACAGTATATATTCAAGTGCAGCACAATATAATAGTCCTCCAAGTTATCCAGTTTCAATGATTTGCAAGGCAATAGATGAAGCATCCAAAGGAACTACAGATATTCTAAGTAGAGTATTTGCAGGTTTGGTTGATTATAAGGGAAACAAATCATCTTGCTATGATACAAGTGAATACACTACTCCTAGTGAAACAACTGATGGTTGGAATTGgcag ACATGTAGTGAGATGGTAATGCCGATCGCAGTAGGTAACAGCAATGAAACCATGTTCCAACCAGCAACATTCAATCTCACAAGCTTCATAGAAGACTGTAAGAAAAAATATGGTGTTAGTCCTCGGCCTCATTGGATTACAACTCAATTTGGTGGTCAT GATATTAAACGGGTTCTTAAGCGGTTCGGAAGCAACATCATATTCTCTAATGGACTGAGAGACCCATATAGCAGTGGAGG GGTGCTCAAAAGCATATCTCCCAGCCTCGTAGCAGTTTATACAAAACAAG gatctcattgcttggatcTAGGTAATTCATCACCCAAGGATCCAAAGTGGTTAATCaagcaaagaaacaaagagaTCAAAATAATTGGTGGATGGCTAGGAAAATATTATATAGATCTTAAAGCAAAAATATGA